The following are encoded together in the Gammaproteobacteria bacterium genome:
- a CDS encoding enoyl-CoA hydratase — protein sequence MSEPILLCEDRDGIRTLTLNNPAARNALSGTMMALLHEAFVAAAAEPAVRVVILAANGPAFCAGHDLKEMRGNSDPVFHARLMDQCVALMLAIVRCPKPVIARVHAIATAAGCQLVASCDLAVAADSAHFATPGVNIGLFCSTPMVALSRNLGPKHAMEMLLIGDLVNAHDAWRMGLLNRVVEAGQLDASVAEFAQRIASKSSHTLAVGKEAFYAQAEMSLEEAYRHCAAVMVRNMQSNDAREGIDAFFHKRPACWQDS from the coding sequence ATGAGCGAACCCATTCTCCTGTGCGAGGACCGTGACGGTATCCGCACCCTGACGCTGAACAACCCGGCGGCGCGCAACGCGCTCTCCGGCACCATGATGGCGTTGCTGCACGAGGCGTTCGTGGCGGCTGCCGCAGAGCCCGCGGTGCGGGTGGTGATCCTCGCGGCGAACGGGCCGGCGTTCTGCGCCGGGCACGATCTGAAGGAGATGCGCGGCAACAGCGATCCGGTATTTCATGCCAGGCTGATGGATCAGTGTGTGGCCCTGATGCTGGCGATCGTGCGCTGTCCCAAGCCGGTGATCGCGCGGGTGCACGCCATCGCCACTGCCGCCGGCTGTCAGCTGGTTGCCTCCTGCGATCTCGCGGTCGCGGCCGACAGCGCACACTTTGCCACCCCTGGCGTCAATATCGGCCTGTTCTGCAGCACGCCCATGGTGGCGCTGTCGCGCAATCTCGGGCCCAAGCATGCAATGGAAATGCTGCTGATCGGAGACCTGGTAAATGCCCACGACGCCTGGCGCATGGGGCTGCTCAACCGCGTGGTCGAGGCCGGCCAACTCGATGCCAGCGTGGCGGAATTCGCGCAACGCATCGCCTCGAAGTCCTCGCATACGCTGGCGGTGGGCAAGGAAGCCTTCTACGCGCAGGCCGAAATGAGTCTCGAGGAAGCGTATCGCCATTGCGCCGCGGTGATGGTGCGCAACATGCAGTCCAACGACGCGCGGGAAGGCATCGACGCATTTTTCCACAAGCGTCCTGCCTGCTGGCAGGACAGCTGA
- a CDS encoding sulfurtransferase: MTLPGFLVDTAWLNDQLGATDLRILDATVFLHVNTDGPGYTTESGRAKFDAGHLPGAQFVDLIEVFSDQTSAVRFTMPSPPRFCELAGALGVGDDSRVVVYSSGSPMWATRLWWMFRSVGFDQCAVLNGGLPKWQREGRPVTVNVAPPTPARLTSKAQPALWADRDAMLAAMNDSGVCTINALSPAVYSGEKNMYGRPGHIPGSVNVFYDCLLDPADGTLLPAARLKPLFDSVGAFGKPRVICYCGGGISATMNALALTLAGHPDIAVYDGSMMEWVADPALPLELGAQA, encoded by the coding sequence ATGACTCTGCCCGGTTTTCTCGTCGACACTGCCTGGCTCAACGACCAGCTTGGCGCGACCGATCTTCGCATCCTCGATGCGACCGTCTTCCTGCACGTCAATACCGACGGCCCCGGTTACACCACCGAAAGCGGCCGCGCGAAGTTCGACGCCGGGCACCTCCCCGGTGCACAGTTCGTCGATCTGATCGAAGTCTTCTCGGATCAGACGTCCGCGGTCCGCTTCACGATGCCGTCCCCGCCCCGCTTCTGCGAGCTCGCCGGCGCGCTGGGCGTGGGCGACGACAGCCGGGTCGTCGTCTACAGCAGCGGCAGCCCGATGTGGGCGACCCGGCTGTGGTGGATGTTCCGCTCCGTTGGCTTCGATCAGTGCGCGGTGCTCAATGGCGGCCTGCCCAAATGGCAGCGCGAAGGACGGCCCGTCACGGTCAACGTGGCGCCGCCAACGCCGGCGCGCCTGACGTCGAAGGCGCAACCGGCTCTGTGGGCCGATCGTGATGCGATGCTCGCGGCGATGAACGACAGCGGTGTCTGCACGATCAATGCGCTGTCGCCGGCGGTCTACAGCGGCGAGAAGAACATGTATGGCCGCCCCGGCCACATCCCGGGCAGTGTCAATGTCTTCTACGACTGCCTCCTCGACCCGGCAGACGGCACCCTCCTGCCCGCCGCGCGCCTGAAGCCGCTGTTCGACTCGGTCGGCGCCTTCGGCAAGCCGCGCGTCATCTGCTATTGCGGGGGCGGGATCTCGGCGACGATGAACGCGCTCGCGCTGACGCTCGCCGGGCATCCCGACATCGCCGTCTACGACGGCTCGATGATGGAGTGGGTCGCCGATCCGGCGCTGCCGCTCGAGCTTGGCGCCCAGGCATAA
- a CDS encoding cation:proton antiporter produces MYQNLAVFAAFLLVYSIFAGRFESRLLNGPAMFMLAGLLLGPAALGLLHLDVTKEAIKLLAELTLAIVLFSDAATANLKVLRANDGLPLRLLLIGLPLTLIGGGLVGYWLFPQIPLLELALLATMLAPTDAALGKAVVSNPQVPAAVRESLNIESGLNDGICVPVLLVLIALTVDIESHAPLNLALAFISEELGIGAMVGVSMALIAWQLLRLSAKHGWQLPRWSQLTLPGLALLCFALAQALGGSGFIAAFVGGLLSGHLLNEQKHHLLDASEELASLFSVLTWLIFGAYVLPLAWSSFTPGIWLYALLSLTLIRMVPVYLSLLGTNLPRETRLFVGWFGPRGLASIVFAVMIMDVPLQATKTLLATVICTVLLSVILHGISANPWVASLARRPGVA; encoded by the coding sequence ATGTATCAAAATCTTGCTGTTTTCGCAGCCTTTCTTCTGGTTTACAGCATCTTTGCCGGGCGCTTTGAGTCGCGCCTGCTCAACGGCCCGGCCATGTTCATGCTGGCGGGCTTGCTGCTCGGCCCGGCGGCGCTTGGCTTGCTGCACCTCGATGTCACCAAGGAGGCGATCAAGCTGCTGGCCGAACTCACCTTGGCCATCGTGCTGTTCAGTGATGCGGCCACCGCCAACCTCAAGGTGTTACGCGCCAATGACGGCTTACCGTTGCGGCTACTGCTGATCGGCCTGCCACTCACCTTGATCGGTGGTGGATTGGTTGGCTATTGGCTGTTTCCGCAAATACCGCTGCTGGAGCTCGCCTTGCTGGCCACCATGCTGGCACCCACCGATGCCGCCCTGGGCAAGGCCGTGGTCAGCAACCCGCAAGTCCCGGCGGCGGTGCGCGAAAGCTTGAACATAGAAAGCGGCCTGAATGACGGCATCTGCGTGCCGGTCCTGTTGGTGCTGATAGCGTTGACGGTGGATATCGAATCCCATGCCCCCCTCAACCTCGCATTGGCCTTTATCAGCGAGGAACTGGGCATTGGTGCCATGGTCGGCGTGAGCATGGCGCTGATTGCATGGCAACTGCTGCGGCTGTCGGCCAAGCACGGCTGGCAACTGCCACGCTGGTCACAACTGACTCTGCCGGGTTTGGCTTTGCTCTGTTTTGCCCTCGCGCAGGCGCTCGGCGGGAGCGGCTTCATTGCCGCCTTCGTCGGCGGCTTGCTCAGCGGCCATTTGCTCAACGAGCAAAAACATCACTTGCTGGACGCCAGTGAAGAACTCGCCAGCCTGTTCTCCGTACTCACGTGGCTGATTTTCGGCGCCTATGTGTTGCCGCTGGCCTGGAGCAGCTTTACCCCGGGCATCTGGCTCTATGCGCTGCTGAGCCTGACGCTGATTCGCATGGTGCCGGTCTATCTCAGTCTGCTCGGCACCAATCTCCCACGTGAAACGCGTCTGTTTGTCGGCTGGTTCGGTCCGCGCGGGCTGGCCAGCATCGTGTTTGCGGTAATGATCATGGACGTCCCACTGCAAGCCACGAAAACCCTGCTGGCGACGGTCATCTGCACCGTTTTGCTCAGCGTCATCCTGCACGGCATCAGCGCTAACCCTTGGGTGGCCAGTTTAGCGCGTCGACCAGGCGTGGCGTGA
- a CDS encoding 3-hydroxyacyl-CoA dehydrogenase: protein MDISGKTAIITGGASGLGEATVRRLARMGAKVAIFDLNEQRGTALATELGANVRYLNVNVTSEESVQAGIAAVIERFAAVHICCNYAGIGNAVKTLGKNGAFPLADFTKVININLIGTFNVLRLAAEQMAKNEPVNSDGVRGVIINTASVAAYEGQIGQAAYSASKGGIVGLTLPVARDLASYGIRCNTIVPGLIDTPLFQGLPAPAVKALSESVLFPKRLGNTDEIAHLAVAIIENDYINGECIRMDGGIRMQPR, encoded by the coding sequence ATGGATATTTCGGGAAAGACGGCAATCATCACCGGTGGCGCATCGGGCCTGGGCGAGGCTACCGTGCGGCGCCTCGCGCGCATGGGCGCGAAGGTCGCGATCTTCGATCTCAACGAACAGCGCGGCACGGCGCTGGCGACGGAACTCGGCGCGAACGTGCGGTACCTGAACGTCAACGTCACCAGCGAGGAATCGGTGCAGGCCGGCATCGCCGCGGTGATCGAGCGCTTCGCCGCGGTGCATATCTGCTGCAATTACGCCGGTATCGGCAACGCGGTCAAGACGCTCGGCAAGAACGGTGCGTTTCCGCTCGCGGATTTCACCAAGGTGATCAATATCAACCTGATCGGCACCTTCAACGTGTTGCGCCTTGCGGCCGAGCAGATGGCGAAGAACGAACCCGTCAACAGCGATGGTGTGCGCGGCGTGATCATCAACACCGCCTCGGTTGCAGCCTATGAAGGACAGATCGGACAGGCCGCCTACAGCGCCAGCAAGGGCGGGATCGTCGGGCTGACGCTGCCGGTTGCACGCGACCTCGCCTCCTATGGCATACGCTGCAATACCATCGTGCCCGGGCTGATCGATACTCCGCTGTTCCAGGGCCTGCCCGCGCCCGCGGTCAAGGCACTCAGCGAATCGGTGCTGTTTCCGAAGCGCCTCGGCAATACCGATGAAATCGCCCATCTGGCGGTGGCGATCATCGAGAACGACTACATCAACGGCGAGTGTATCCGCATGGATGGCGGTATCCGCATGCAGCCGCGCTGA
- a CDS encoding crotonase/enoyl-CoA hydratase family protein produces MSDEVLLSESDGVLTVTINRPAAKNAINLAVAQGIAAAMDRLDGRADLRVGVLTGAGGTFCSGMDLKSFLTGEFPEIEERGFGGLTEAPPQKPLIAAVEGYALAGGFELMLACDLTVTGDNARFGIPEAKRGLVAAAGGLVRLPRVAPYRVAMEMALTGEFISAARAYELGLVNRVVPAGAALEGAMTLARAIVANGPLATAASKQVIRDSASWSEAELWSRQKAITVPIFASEDAREGAAAFAEKRAPNWKGK; encoded by the coding sequence ATGTCCGATGAAGTCTTACTCAGCGAATCAGACGGTGTACTGACCGTCACGATCAACCGCCCGGCGGCAAAGAACGCCATCAATCTTGCGGTTGCGCAGGGCATTGCGGCCGCCATGGACAGGCTGGACGGGCGCGCCGATCTGCGGGTCGGCGTGCTGACCGGGGCGGGCGGCACGTTTTGTTCGGGCATGGACCTCAAGTCGTTTCTGACCGGTGAGTTTCCGGAGATCGAGGAGCGTGGTTTTGGTGGGCTCACCGAGGCGCCACCGCAAAAGCCGCTGATCGCGGCCGTGGAGGGGTACGCGCTCGCCGGCGGATTCGAATTGATGCTGGCCTGCGACCTGACCGTAACCGGAGACAACGCCCGTTTCGGCATACCCGAGGCCAAGCGCGGCTTGGTGGCAGCGGCTGGCGGACTGGTTCGCCTGCCACGTGTCGCACCCTACCGGGTAGCGATGGAAATGGCGCTCACCGGCGAGTTCATCAGCGCTGCGCGCGCGTATGAGCTCGGCCTGGTAAACCGGGTGGTGCCTGCGGGCGCGGCGCTGGAGGGCGCCATGACTCTCGCCAGGGCGATCGTTGCCAACGGTCCACTCGCTACCGCTGCGAGCAAGCAGGTCATTCGGGATTCGGCGAGCTGGTCCGAGGCCGAATTGTGGTCCAGACAAAAGGCGATCACGGTACCGATTTTTGCCTCGGAGGATGCGCGCGAGGGTGCCGCGGCGTTCGCCGAAAAGCGCGCTCCGAACTGGAAAGGCAAATAG
- a CDS encoding efflux RND transporter periplasmic adaptor subunit: MFFLAGCGADPGPPAPVAAVRPVKTVTVSGGSADVRRSFPARIEAARRAELGFRVSGTVKELLFKEGDNVPEGATIARLDPTDFRIVLADRQAVFDNAQRNFRRANELIGAGNISKLDFDRMEANFKSTEAALKQARQDLAYTELKAPFAGRLAKRYVERFEEVMAKMSVVSLQQSDALDVKIDVPEALVRTIRAERAEVPDAAQPQTEAWAEFEGMPEQRFALTVKEVSTRADPRTQTFEATFSMPNPKSMVVLPGMTATVTIDFSRISAVVELIWLPAAAVVADATLSPHVWLLDPVSLTVSKRPVQVGDLQGDRIAITGGLQGGEEIVAVGASYMAQGMKVSRMKQSEQAVPRADDPR; encoded by the coding sequence CTGTTTTTCCTCGCGGGTTGTGGTGCTGACCCGGGGCCGCCAGCGCCCGTCGCAGCCGTTCGCCCGGTAAAGACGGTCACGGTCAGCGGCGGCTCGGCCGATGTGCGCCGCAGTTTTCCGGCGCGCATCGAAGCTGCGCGGCGTGCCGAACTGGGCTTCCGCGTGTCAGGGACGGTCAAGGAGTTGCTGTTCAAGGAAGGCGACAACGTACCCGAAGGCGCCACCATCGCCCGCCTCGATCCCACCGATTTCAGGATCGTGCTGGCGGATCGCCAGGCGGTGTTCGACAATGCGCAGCGCAATTTCAGACGGGCCAACGAACTGATCGGGGCCGGCAATATCTCCAAGCTCGACTTCGACCGCATGGAAGCGAATTTCAAATCCACCGAGGCCGCGCTCAAGCAGGCGCGCCAGGACCTCGCCTACACGGAATTGAAGGCCCCTTTCGCCGGCCGTCTTGCCAAGCGCTATGTCGAGCGTTTCGAGGAAGTCATGGCCAAGATGAGCGTGGTCAGCCTGCAACAAAGCGACGCACTCGACGTGAAAATCGACGTGCCGGAAGCACTGGTGCGCACCATTCGTGCCGAACGCGCCGAGGTTCCCGACGCCGCGCAACCACAAACCGAGGCATGGGCCGAGTTCGAGGGCATGCCCGAGCAGCGTTTTGCACTGACCGTGAAGGAGGTATCGACCCGGGCTGACCCACGGACCCAGACTTTCGAAGCCACCTTCAGCATGCCGAACCCCAAATCCATGGTGGTACTGCCCGGCATGACCGCCACCGTCACCATCGATTTTTCACGGATATCCGCAGTGGTCGAGCTGATCTGGCTGCCGGCAGCAGCGGTAGTCGCGGATGCGACCCTCTCCCCCCATGTCTGGCTGCTGGATCCGGTATCGCTCACGGTGAGCAAGCGCCCGGTACAGGTAGGCGATCTGCAGGGCGATCGCATCGCCATCACCGGCGGACTCCAAGGTGGCGAGGAAATCGTCGCGGTCGGTGCGAGCTACATGGCGCAGGGCATGAAAGTCTCGCGCATGAAGCAGAGCGAGCAGGCAGTGCCGCGCGCGGACGACCCGCGTTGA
- a CDS encoding efflux RND transporter permease subunit, protein MNIGEYSVHNKVVSWLLIVVMVGGGIWGFERMGKLEDPAFTIKLAKIMTRYPGASAEQVQQEVTYHLEDAIQRMEQVKNIKMTVSRPGLSDIQIEFKDKYRAQDFPDIYNELRRKLVDVRGRLPPGAAEPQVIDDFGDVYGVYVVLTGEGYSWRDLWDTADRIKRELVLVPGVRKVVIEGEQREVVYVDISRARLGELGVSPTQIAAVLQSQNVVADAGRVRIGDELLRIEPSGEFASVASIGDVLISSGEQRLVFLRDIATITRAYEDIPGKMYYVNGKPGLTLGISMLGGENVVAIGEQLQARFDAMTTIIPVGMEITPIYDQPREVAGSVRGFMLGVAQAVAIVLVVLLLFMGLRTGIVIGAVLLITVSGTLFLMHLNGIELQRVSLGALVIALGMLVDNAIVVAEGMLVRMQAGMSATAAARECVGKTIWPLLGGTAIGILAFSAIGLSPDSTGEFAGSLFWVILISLSLSWLTAISTTPLLCAWLLRAGTPANAGTAPYGSIFFRVYRASVALAIKHRWATLGLVGGLFFVALIGFGSVKHGFFPDANASLFFVDIWEPEGSDIRMTRRDALQVSRFLQQQEGVLRASAVIGGGHQRFTLVYDAKEPSRAYAQIVVQTDSRERIEAVWAKADRFLREELPWTDPIIKPLRIGPGRDSKIEARFSGPDPLVLRDLSEQAKAIMRADPEAKEIRDDWRAPVKVVRPLFNEQIGRQLGISREAVAGSLQYAFDGTQVGLYRDGVHLLPILMRAPEAERGDISNLRDIRVWSPILAQSVPVSQVVSGFETSWENSLLRSRNRQLTIIASCNPSGEPGADLFERLRERIEQVELPPGYALAWGGEHEDSQKASQGLSGALPMGFLLMILTSILLFGKLRQPLIIWLTVPLAIIGITAGLLGADGAFDFMSLLGALSLVGLLIKNAIVLIEEIDQQIESGKDGLEAILDSAVSRMRPVLLAAVTTILGLIPLLPDVFFVNMAITIMAGLGFATVLTLIVVPTLYALLFRIAATSRA, encoded by the coding sequence ATGAATATCGGCGAGTACTCCGTTCACAACAAGGTCGTGTCGTGGCTGCTGATCGTGGTTATGGTGGGGGGCGGGATCTGGGGATTCGAGCGCATGGGCAAGCTCGAGGACCCCGCCTTCACCATCAAGCTGGCCAAGATCATGACCCGCTATCCCGGCGCATCGGCCGAGCAGGTACAGCAGGAAGTCACCTATCACCTCGAGGATGCGATTCAGCGCATGGAGCAGGTGAAAAACATAAAAATGACGGTATCGCGCCCGGGCCTGTCCGATATCCAGATCGAATTCAAGGACAAGTATCGCGCGCAGGATTTTCCCGACATCTACAACGAATTGCGCCGCAAGCTGGTCGATGTGCGCGGACGCCTCCCGCCCGGCGCCGCCGAACCGCAGGTGATCGACGATTTCGGTGACGTCTACGGTGTCTATGTCGTGCTCACCGGCGAGGGCTACAGCTGGCGCGACCTGTGGGACACCGCCGATCGCATCAAGCGCGAACTGGTGCTGGTGCCGGGTGTGCGCAAGGTCGTGATCGAAGGCGAGCAACGCGAAGTGGTCTACGTCGATATCTCGCGTGCGCGACTCGGCGAGCTGGGTGTTTCACCCACCCAGATCGCCGCAGTGCTGCAATCCCAGAATGTGGTCGCCGATGCCGGAAGGGTACGGATCGGCGACGAACTGCTGCGCATCGAGCCGAGCGGCGAATTTGCATCCGTGGCATCCATCGGCGACGTGCTGATCAGTTCCGGCGAGCAGCGGCTGGTTTTCCTGCGCGACATCGCAACCATCACCCGTGCCTACGAAGACATTCCGGGGAAGATGTATTACGTCAACGGCAAACCCGGGCTCACGCTCGGAATTTCCATGCTTGGCGGCGAAAACGTGGTCGCCATTGGCGAGCAGTTGCAGGCCCGCTTCGACGCCATGACCACCATCATTCCGGTAGGCATGGAGATTACCCCGATCTATGACCAGCCGCGGGAAGTGGCGGGATCGGTCAGAGGATTCATGCTCGGCGTTGCGCAGGCGGTCGCGATCGTGCTGGTGGTGCTGCTGTTGTTCATGGGGCTGCGCACCGGGATCGTCATCGGCGCGGTATTGCTGATCACCGTGAGCGGCACGCTGTTCCTGATGCATCTCAACGGCATTGAATTGCAGCGCGTTTCGCTCGGTGCGCTCGTGATCGCACTCGGCATGCTGGTCGACAACGCGATCGTGGTGGCCGAGGGAATGCTGGTGCGCATGCAGGCGGGCATGTCCGCGACTGCCGCTGCGCGCGAATGCGTCGGCAAAACCATCTGGCCCCTGCTTGGCGGCACCGCGATCGGGATCCTGGCGTTCTCTGCCATCGGACTCTCACCGGATTCAACCGGTGAATTCGCAGGCTCTCTCTTCTGGGTGATCCTGATCTCGCTGTCGTTGTCATGGCTGACCGCAATCAGCACCACTCCCCTGCTGTGCGCATGGCTGTTGCGTGCGGGAACGCCCGCCAACGCCGGCACCGCCCCCTACGGCAGCATTTTCTTTCGTGTCTACCGCGCGAGCGTCGCGCTGGCAATCAAGCATCGCTGGGCGACACTGGGGCTCGTCGGCGGCCTGTTCTTCGTGGCACTGATCGGCTTTGGCTCGGTAAAGCACGGGTTCTTCCCCGATGCAAACGCCTCGCTGTTCTTTGTCGACATCTGGGAGCCGGAAGGCAGCGACATTCGCATGACGCGGCGTGACGCACTGCAAGTCAGCCGCTTTTTGCAACAACAGGAAGGCGTGCTCCGTGCCTCGGCGGTGATCGGCGGTGGGCACCAGCGCTTCACTCTCGTTTACGACGCGAAGGAACCCTCACGCGCCTATGCACAGATCGTCGTCCAGACCGACAGCCGGGAGCGCATCGAAGCAGTTTGGGCGAAAGCCGACCGCTTCCTGCGCGAGGAGTTGCCCTGGACCGACCCGATCATCAAGCCGCTGCGGATCGGTCCCGGACGCGACAGCAAGATCGAGGCACGCTTCAGCGGACCCGATCCGCTGGTGTTACGCGATTTGTCGGAGCAGGCCAAGGCGATCATGCGCGCGGACCCCGAGGCGAAGGAAATACGCGACGACTGGCGGGCGCCGGTCAAGGTGGTTCGCCCGCTGTTCAACGAGCAGATCGGACGCCAGCTCGGCATCAGCCGCGAGGCCGTGGCGGGTTCCCTGCAGTATGCCTTCGACGGCACCCAGGTTGGCCTCTACCGTGACGGTGTGCACCTGCTGCCGATACTGATGCGCGCACCCGAGGCAGAGCGTGGCGATATCAGCAACCTGCGCGATATCCGCGTCTGGAGCCCGATACTCGCGCAATCGGTGCCGGTGTCGCAGGTAGTATCGGGATTCGAAACAAGCTGGGAAAATTCGCTGTTGCGCAGCCGCAACCGCCAGCTGACGATCATCGCCTCCTGCAACCCGAGCGGAGAACCCGGTGCGGACCTGTTCGAGCGCCTGCGCGAACGCATCGAGCAGGTCGAACTGCCACCCGGATACGCGCTCGCCTGGGGCGGCGAACACGAAGATTCGCAAAAAGCCAGCCAGGGCCTTTCGGGGGCCTTGCCGATGGGCTTCCTGCTGATGATCCTTACCAGCATCCTGTTGTTTGGCAAGTTGCGCCAGCCCTTGATCATCTGGCTGACCGTGCCGCTCGCCATCATCGGCATTACCGCCGGCCTCCTGGGCGCTGATGGCGCCTTCGACTTCATGTCCTTGCTCGGTGCCCTGTCACTGGTCGGACTGTTGATCAAGAACGCCATCGTGCTGATCGAGGAGATCGATCAGCAGATTGAATCGGGCAAGGATGGACTCGAAGCGATACTGGATTCCGCGGTCAGCCGCATGCGTCCGGTGCTGCTGGCAGCCGTCACCACCATCCTCGGGCTGATCCCGCTGCTTCCGGATGTGTTCTTCGTCAACATGGCCATCACCATCATGGCCGGTCTCGGCTTTGCGACGGTGCTGACGCTGATCGTGGTGCCGACACTGTATGCGCTGCTGTTTCGCATCGCGGCAACGTCGCGGGCCTAG
- a CDS encoding serine/threonine protein kinase, with protein MSTEHPFDALTPDTVIDAIESTGRLSDLRIFALNSYENRVYQVGIEGEAPLIVKFYRPGRWSDASILEEHAFSRELLDAELPVIAPLVDDNGQTLLDFAGFRFTLFPRIGGHVPELDQPEQLLSLGRILGRMHAIGASRAFSARPRVDIESYAQASFELIEQHFIPAELKTSYVTLCESLLGRLRELYRPEQLTLIRSHGDLHPGNILCRDGALCLVDLDDCRSAPAMQDIWMLLSGERPERMAQLTEIVDGYEEFHDFPASELPLIEPLRTLRLMHYAAWLAARWHDPAFPKYFPWFNTPRYWSEHVLELREQLAALDEEPLRLYR; from the coding sequence ATGAGCACCGAGCACCCTTTCGATGCACTGACCCCGGATACCGTGATCGACGCCATCGAAAGCACCGGTCGCTTGAGCGACCTGCGTATCTTCGCGCTCAACAGTTATGAAAACCGTGTCTACCAGGTTGGTATCGAGGGCGAGGCGCCGTTGATCGTGAAGTTCTACCGTCCCGGGCGCTGGAGCGACGCATCGATCCTCGAGGAACATGCCTTCAGTCGTGAATTGCTGGATGCCGAACTGCCGGTGATTGCGCCGCTGGTGGATGACAATGGACAGACGCTGCTGGATTTCGCCGGTTTTCGTTTCACGCTGTTTCCGCGGATCGGCGGACACGTTCCCGAACTCGACCAGCCGGAACAGTTGCTGTCATTGGGGCGCATCCTCGGGCGCATGCACGCGATCGGCGCGAGTCGTGCGTTCAGCGCGCGCCCCCGGGTCGATATCGAGAGTTACGCGCAGGCGAGCTTCGAGCTGATCGAGCAGCACTTCATTCCTGCCGAGCTGAAGACCTCCTATGTCACGCTGTGCGAATCGCTGCTGGGACGCCTGCGTGAACTGTATCGTCCCGAGCAACTCACCCTGATCCGCAGCCACGGCGACCTGCACCCGGGCAATATTCTCTGCCGTGACGGCGCCTTGTGCCTGGTGGATCTCGACGATTGCCGCAGCGCGCCCGCGATGCAGGACATCTGGATGCTGCTGTCCGGTGAGCGACCCGAGCGCATGGCGCAATTGACCGAGATCGTGGACGGCTACGAGGAGTTCCACGACTTTCCCGCCTCCGAACTGCCCCTGATCGAGCCGCTGCGCACGCTGCGCCTGATGCACTACGCGGCCTGGCTCGCGGCGCGCTGGCACGATCCGGCATTTCCGAAATATTTTCCCTGGTTCAACACGCCGCGTTACTGGTCGGAACACGTACTCGAACTGCGCGAACAGCTAGCTGCGCTCGACGAGGAACCGTTGCGCTTGTATCGTTGA
- a CDS encoding cysteine synthase A, with the protein MDYSDGLTGLVGNTPLVRLRHASKLTGCEILGKAEFLNPGGSVKDRTALGIIRDAERRGVLRPGGRIVEGTAGNTGIGLCLLGNALGYRTTIVIPETQSPEKIDMLMLCGADVKLVPAAPSSDPNHYVKVSGRLAGELAGREEHGAVWANQFDNTANRDMHRDTTGAEIWRQTAGKVDGFICSVGTGGTLAGVANCLKSHNPAVRIGLADPMGAALYNYYTNGELRGEGDSITEGIGQTRITANLEGAQIDFACQVPDAEALPYIFDLLQHEGLCLGGSSAINIAGAVRLAHELGPGHTIVTILCDYGTRYQSRLFNPSFLRRKNLPVPGWLD; encoded by the coding sequence ATGGACTACAGCGATGGATTGACAGGATTGGTGGGCAACACGCCGCTGGTACGGTTGCGCCACGCCTCAAAGCTCACCGGCTGCGAGATCCTGGGCAAGGCGGAATTCCTCAATCCGGGTGGCTCGGTAAAGGATCGCACCGCGCTTGGCATCATCCGCGACGCCGAGCGCCGCGGCGTGCTTCGCCCCGGTGGCCGGATCGTGGAGGGAACGGCCGGCAACACCGGTATCGGGTTGTGCCTGCTGGGCAATGCGCTCGGTTACCGCACCACGATCGTGATACCGGAAACCCAGAGCCCGGAAAAAATCGACATGCTGATGCTGTGCGGGGCCGATGTGAAGCTGGTACCCGCGGCGCCGTCGAGCGATCCCAATCACTATGTGAAAGTCTCGGGACGCCTTGCCGGGGAACTCGCCGGGCGCGAGGAGCACGGCGCAGTGTGGGCCAACCAGTTCGACAACACCGCCAACCGTGACATGCATCGCGACACCACCGGCGCCGAAATCTGGCGGCAAACGGCCGGCAAGGTCGACGGCTTCATCTGCTCGGTGGGTACCGGTGGCACGCTGGCCGGAGTGGCCAATTGCCTGAAGAGCCACAATCCCGCGGTGCGGATCGGCTTGGCCGATCCGATGGGCGCGGCGTTGTACAACTATTACACCAATGGCGAACTGCGCGGCGAGGGTGATTCGATCACCGAGGGGATCGGCCAGACGCGGATCACCGCCAATCTCGAAGGCGCGCAGATCGATTTTGCCTGCCAGGTGCCGGATGCCGAAGCGCTGCCCTATATTTTCGATCTGCTGCAGCACGAGGGTTTGTGTCTCGGCGGTTCCTCGGCGATCAATATTGCCGGGGCCGTGCGGCTGGCGCACGAACTCGGGCCCGGGCATACGATCGTCACCATCCTGTGCGATTATGGCACCCGCTACCAGAGCAGGCTCTTCAACCCCTCGTTCCTGCGCCGCAAGAACCTGCCGGTACCCGGCTGGCTGGATTGA